In a genomic window of Ancylothrix sp. D3o:
- a CDS encoding nicotinate phosphoribosyltransferase: MSIATDPTGPLAEPRPQAGKKDNPDLNLYPEDYSLLTDLYQLTMTACYIGEGIDQRRASFELFARRLPENFGYLIAMGLAQALDYLEQLHFTGEQIAALQATGIFSDAPDRFWTILAEGRFTGDIWAVPEGTAIFPYEPILRVEAPLWQAQLVETYLLNTLNYQTLIATKAARLRDVAGPGATLYEFGTRRAFSPQGSLWAARAALAAGIDNTSNVLAALKLGRKPAGTMAHSLIMALTATQGTEGQAFSAFHHYFPGAPLLIDTYDTIEAARILAQKLQAGEIELRGVRIDSGDLVTISQKVRTLLPGIPIFASGDLDEWEIARLQSAGAKINGYGLGTKLVTGPPVNGVYKLVEIEGIPVMKKSQGKGSYPGRKQIYRHYENGQIVAEELGLISEKSPTEESGLLQLVFKEGKRLEPTEPLELIAQRTANSVASLPPLIRRLKKPASIEVKLSAGLQDLIAQISP; encoded by the coding sequence ATGAGCATAGCGACCGATCCCACCGGCCCCCTGGCCGAACCAAGACCGCAAGCCGGTAAAAAAGACAACCCAGACCTCAACCTTTACCCCGAAGACTACAGCCTGCTCACCGACCTGTACCAGTTGACAATGACAGCCTGCTACATCGGAGAAGGCATAGACCAAAGAAGAGCCAGCTTTGAACTTTTTGCGCGCCGGCTACCCGAAAACTTCGGCTACCTAATTGCAATGGGACTGGCCCAAGCCCTAGACTACCTCGAACAACTGCACTTTACCGGCGAACAAATCGCAGCCCTGCAAGCCACCGGCATCTTCAGCGACGCCCCAGATCGCTTTTGGACAATCTTAGCCGAAGGCCGGTTCACAGGCGATATATGGGCAGTACCCGAAGGCACAGCAATTTTTCCCTACGAACCCATTTTGCGAGTCGAAGCCCCCCTCTGGCAAGCCCAACTCGTCGAAACCTACCTGCTCAACACCCTCAACTACCAAACCCTGATCGCCACAAAAGCCGCACGATTGCGCGACGTAGCCGGCCCTGGAGCCACTTTATATGAATTTGGTACCCGGCGAGCCTTCAGCCCCCAAGGCTCCCTGTGGGCCGCCAGAGCCGCCTTAGCCGCAGGAATAGACAACACCTCAAACGTCCTCGCCGCCCTCAAACTAGGCCGCAAGCCCGCCGGCACAATGGCCCACTCCCTAATTATGGCCCTCACCGCCACCCAAGGCACCGAAGGGCAAGCCTTTAGCGCCTTTCATCACTACTTCCCCGGCGCCCCCCTACTGATCGACACCTACGACACCATCGAAGCCGCCCGCATCCTAGCCCAAAAACTGCAAGCCGGAGAAATTGAACTCCGGGGAGTCAGAATAGACTCAGGAGATTTAGTCACAATTTCCCAAAAAGTCAGAACCTTATTACCTGGAATTCCTATATTTGCCAGCGGCGATCTTGATGAATGGGAAATTGCTAGATTGCAAAGTGCCGGTGCCAAAATAAACGGCTATGGACTAGGCACAAAATTAGTCACCGGCCCCCCCGTTAATGGCGTGTACAAATTAGTCGAAATCGAAGGAATACCTGTTATGAAAAAATCCCAAGGCAAAGGCAGTTATCCTGGCCGCAAACAAATTTACCGCCATTATGAAAACGGCCAAATTGTTGCTGAAGAATTAGGTTTAATAAGCGAAAAATCGCCAACAGAAGAAAGCGGCTTATTACAATTAGTTTTCAAAGAAGGAAAACGCCTAGAACCAACAGAACCCCTAGAACTAATAGCCCAACGTACAGCTAACTCTGTCGCCAGCCTACCCCCCCTAATTCGCCGATTAAAAAAACCGGCAAGTATAGAAGTAAAATTATCAGCCGGTTTGCAAGATTTAATCGCTCAAATAAGTCCTTAG
- a CDS encoding STAS domain-containing protein: MLSTHVNNAVILEPPPRLDAITGLLFYETIAALVSRSEGVWLVDMTDVVFVDSRGLLSLVRGLRLARQGSCRLVLCNVKPTVRLIFEITQLDRVFEIFEGREWVENPPILVGA, encoded by the coding sequence ATGCTATCCACCCATGTAAATAATGCTGTTATTTTGGAACCTCCGCCCCGTCTTGATGCTATAACTGGCCTGCTTTTTTATGAAACAATAGCGGCGCTTGTGTCGCGGTCTGAGGGTGTTTGGTTGGTGGATATGACGGATGTGGTTTTTGTTGATAGTCGAGGGTTGTTGTCTTTGGTGAGGGGGTTGCGTTTAGCGCGGCAGGGAAGTTGCCGGTTGGTTTTGTGTAATGTGAAGCCCACAGTACGCTTGATTTTTGAAATTACTCAGCTTGACCGGGTTTTTGAGATTTTTGAGGGCCGGGAATGGGTGGAAAATCCGCCGATTTTGGTGGGAGCGTAG
- a CDS encoding Npun_F5560 family protein, with amino-acid sequence MSQTDIQALQAENAQLKEELQMREQLVQQLSQELFRLVKGKPQFIPQPEFTEQHKAQLNSLREQIEGLEQQVTFYQEQISQRDSEIYSLRHSVTELTDRARMLEQVVQELPNVYRDKFAERMAPVKEKVEALQKENRQLHAELQSVSYRLAVRNRKVGGKLDLPKLTGNGNLDLPSFGNA; translated from the coding sequence GTGAGCCAAACCGACATCCAAGCCCTACAAGCAGAAAACGCCCAACTCAAAGAAGAACTGCAAATGCGCGAGCAACTCGTGCAACAACTTTCTCAAGAACTGTTTCGCCTCGTCAAAGGCAAACCGCAATTCATCCCCCAACCCGAATTTACCGAACAACACAAAGCCCAACTCAATAGTCTGCGTGAACAAATCGAAGGCTTAGAACAACAAGTTACCTTCTATCAAGAACAAATTTCTCAACGCGACTCAGAAATTTATAGCCTGCGTCATTCTGTCACCGAACTAACAGACCGTGCCAGAATGTTAGAGCAAGTCGTCCAAGAACTCCCCAACGTCTACCGCGACAAATTTGCCGAACGCATGGCGCCGGTTAAAGAAAAAGTCGAAGCCCTCCAAAAAGAAAACCGCCAACTCCACGCCGAACTGCAAAGCGTCAGCTACCGGCTTGCTGTCCGTAACCGCAAAGTAGGAGGCAAACTAGACCTCCCCAAACTCACCGGCAACGGCAACCTCGATCTTCCCTCCTTTGGCAACGCCTAA
- a CDS encoding DedA family protein, whose protein sequence is MSFEFISLEKIQEIAHHYGYFAVFLGILLENLGLPLPGETITLAGGFLAGSGELNYWFVLGSAILGASIGGSIGYGLGRYGGWPLLLAFGKLFRIKEKKLLELKEKFSENAGKTVFVGRFLALLRIVASPLAGIAGMPFLKFMAYNLAGAAAWASVMVSISFFAGRVVPLEQLVSWAAKFGVAALLLVVAWIVVPLWLESRAAAGEEE, encoded by the coding sequence ATGTCCTTTGAATTTATCTCCCTCGAAAAAATCCAAGAAATCGCCCATCATTACGGATATTTCGCAGTATTTCTGGGAATTCTCCTCGAAAACCTGGGCTTACCCCTCCCCGGCGAAACTATCACCCTAGCCGGTGGCTTCCTGGCCGGCAGCGGCGAACTCAACTACTGGTTTGTACTCGGCTCAGCGATCCTCGGTGCCTCCATCGGCGGTAGCATTGGATATGGGCTTGGTAGATACGGTGGTTGGCCCTTACTCCTCGCCTTTGGCAAACTCTTCCGCATCAAAGAAAAGAAACTGCTAGAACTCAAAGAAAAATTCAGCGAAAACGCCGGCAAAACCGTATTCGTCGGACGCTTTCTCGCCCTCTTACGCATCGTTGCCAGTCCTCTTGCCGGCATCGCCGGAATGCCTTTTCTCAAATTTATGGCTTATAACTTGGCCGGTGCCGCCGCTTGGGCAAGTGTAATGGTCTCTATTTCATTTTTTGCCGGTCGTGTCGTCCCCCTTGAGCAACTTGTCTCCTGGGCCGCAAAATTTGGCGTTGCTGCCCTCCTCCTCGTCGTCGCCTGGATCGTAGTTCCTCTCTGGTTAGAATCTCGCGCTGCTGCCGGTGAAGAAGAATAA
- a CDS encoding UPF0175 family protein codes for MSLTIPDDFLQAAKITEEELKLEIAILLYQQKKISIAKARLFAGINVLQFQKELANRGINLDYEPEDRQADIETLRRLGQW; via the coding sequence ATGTCTCTCACCATCCCCGATGACTTCTTGCAAGCAGCCAAAATCACCGAAGAAGAATTAAAACTCGAAATAGCTATTCTGCTTTATCAACAAAAAAAAATCAGCATCGCCAAAGCTCGCCTTTTTGCAGGAATCAACGTTTTACAATTTCAAAAAGAACTTGCCAACCGGGGAATTAACCTAGACTATGAACCAGAAGACCGGCAAGCCGATATTGAAACTCTGCGGAGACTCGGCCAATGGTAA
- a CDS encoding nicotinate-nucleotide adenylyltransferase yields MTKIALFGTSADPPTTGHQKILTWLSQHFDSVAVWASDNPFKAHQTPLEHRQTMLWLLIEHITPKPENITLYPDLSHSRTIITVEQAKQKWPQAEFTLVIGSDLLNQLPRWYRAEDLLQQVKLLIIPRPGYAIDDFSRLQELREKKAKFEIASIKGLAVSSTEYREKGASEVLTAPVEDYIHKQKLYV; encoded by the coding sequence ATGACTAAAATCGCCTTATTTGGAACCAGCGCCGATCCGCCAACAACCGGCCACCAAAAAATCCTAACTTGGCTTTCGCAACACTTTGACAGTGTAGCAGTATGGGCATCCGACAACCCATTTAAAGCCCATCAAACCCCCCTAGAACACCGGCAAACAATGCTGTGGTTACTAATAGAACATATCACCCCAAAACCAGAAAATATCACCTTATATCCAGACCTAAGCCATTCTCGAACCATAATAACCGTTGAACAAGCCAAACAAAAATGGCCCCAAGCCGAATTTACTTTAGTCATCGGATCAGACTTATTAAATCAATTGCCACGCTGGTATCGTGCCGAAGATTTATTGCAGCAAGTTAAGCTATTAATAATCCCACGCCCAGGATATGCAATTGACGACTTTTCCCGATTGCAGGAACTTAGAGAAAAGAAAGCAAAATTTGAGATAGCCAGCATAAAAGGTTTGGCAGTATCATCAACAGAGTATCGAGAAAAAGGTGCATCGGAAGTCTTAACGGCGCCGGTGGAAGACTATATCCATAAACAAAAATTGTATGTATGA
- a CDS encoding NUDIX hydrolase, translating into MTGRELKKMPVPVKRQLLADFKVGVDNVIFSVDTAQNRLLVLLVMRPDEPYLGQWCLPGTLVRQGESLEDAAYRILAEKIRVKNLYLEQLYTFGGPGRDPRESPESFGQRYLAVSYFALVRFEEAELIANGLTGIAWYPLEHIPTLAFDHNQILQYGYRRLRNKLEYSPIAFEVLPEVFTLGDIYQLYTIILGENFSDYSNFRSRLLKLGFLSDTGVKVSRGAGRPASLYRFDAQAFAPLKDKPLVFI; encoded by the coding sequence ATGACGGGACGCGAACTTAAAAAAATGCCGGTGCCGGTAAAAAGACAACTCCTCGCCGACTTTAAAGTAGGCGTAGATAACGTTATATTCTCCGTCGATACCGCCCAAAACCGGCTGCTAGTGCTATTAGTAATGCGCCCCGATGAACCCTATTTAGGACAATGGTGCTTACCAGGTACATTAGTACGACAAGGAGAATCATTAGAAGACGCAGCCTACCGAATTTTAGCCGAAAAAATTCGCGTTAAAAATCTCTATTTAGAACAACTTTACACCTTTGGAGGGCCAGGAAGAGATCCCAGAGAATCACCCGAATCATTTGGGCAAAGATACTTAGCCGTGAGTTATTTTGCCCTAGTAAGATTTGAAGAAGCCGAACTGATCGCAAACGGACTAACCGGCATAGCATGGTATCCCCTTGAACACATACCAACTTTAGCCTTTGATCACAACCAAATCCTACAATATGGCTACCGCCGTTTGCGAAATAAACTAGAATATAGCCCAATAGCCTTTGAAGTATTACCCGAAGTATTCACTTTGGGAGATATCTATCAACTGTACACAATCATTTTAGGAGAAAACTTCTCAGACTACTCTAATTTTAGAAGCCGACTTTTAAAGCTAGGCTTTTTATCAGACACCGGCGTAAAAGTCAGCAGAGGCGCAGGCAGGCCGGCCAGTCTCTACCGCTTTGATGCCCAAGCCTTTGCACCTTTAAAAGACAAACCCCTAGTATTCATATAA
- a CDS encoding NAD+ synthase — protein MKITIAQLNPIIGDITGNTEKILTAAKNAAKTGSRLLLTPELSLSGYPPRDLLLDPCFVETMQSHLQQLAAELPPNIAVLVGTVDLNSKASITGGKTLFNSIALLDNNQIKQIFHKRLLPTYDVFDEHRYFEPGGESNFFNLDNLKIGVTICEDLWNDEQFWGKRSYTANPIADLAEIAVDLIVNLSASPYSVNKHKVRQEMLHHCATRFQIPIIYANQIGGNDDLIFDGCSVAYNRAGEMVFRGAAFEEDLAEIEFEEQQKDLLKANIASIANNENEEMFSALVLGVRDYAKKCGFKKVVLGLSGGIDSSLVAAIAAEALGAENVLGVLMPSPYSSDHSITDALKLAESLGMKTQTLPIGDLMQDYDKTLAEMFTGTAFGLAEENIQSRIRGNLLMAVSNKFGHLLLSTGNKSEMAVGYCTLYGDMNGGLAAIADVPKTRVYKICRWLNDFQGREIIPENVITKAPSAELKPGQKDQDSLPEYEVLDDILNRLIHNHESPTQIVAAGHDAATVERVARLVKIAEFKRRQAPPGLKVTDRAFGTGWRMPVASRRGC, from the coding sequence ATGAAAATAACAATAGCCCAACTCAACCCCATCATAGGCGACATTACCGGCAACACCGAAAAAATATTAACCGCCGCAAAAAACGCCGCCAAAACCGGCAGCCGTCTCCTTCTCACCCCCGAACTATCCCTCAGCGGATATCCCCCCAGAGATTTATTATTAGACCCCTGCTTTGTAGAAACAATGCAAAGCCATCTACAACAACTTGCCGCCGAACTTCCCCCAAATATAGCCGTACTCGTAGGAACCGTTGACCTCAACAGCAAAGCCAGCATCACCGGCGGCAAAACCCTCTTTAACAGCATCGCCTTACTTGACAACAATCAAATCAAGCAAATATTCCACAAAAGACTACTCCCGACTTACGATGTTTTCGACGAACACCGCTATTTTGAACCAGGCGGAGAAAGCAACTTTTTTAACCTCGATAACCTCAAAATAGGCGTAACAATTTGTGAGGATTTATGGAACGATGAGCAATTTTGGGGTAAGCGCAGTTACACAGCAAACCCCATCGCCGACTTAGCCGAAATTGCTGTTGATTTAATCGTAAATTTATCCGCCTCACCCTACAGCGTAAATAAGCATAAAGTGCGCCAAGAAATGCTGCACCACTGCGCCACAAGATTTCAAATTCCGATTATTTATGCCAATCAAATCGGCGGTAATGATGACTTAATTTTTGATGGCTGTAGTGTAGCCTATAATCGTGCTGGGGAAATGGTGTTTCGTGGTGCAGCATTTGAAGAAGATTTAGCGGAAATAGAATTTGAAGAACAACAAAAAGATTTATTAAAAGCCAACATCGCCAGCATCGCTAATAATGAAAACGAGGAAATGTTTTCGGCGCTGGTTTTGGGTGTGCGAGATTATGCCAAAAAATGCGGTTTCAAAAAAGTTGTTTTGGGGTTAAGTGGTGGGATTGATTCATCTTTAGTTGCAGCCATTGCGGCGGAAGCTTTAGGTGCAGAAAATGTCTTAGGCGTGTTAATGCCTTCTCCTTATAGTTCAGATCATTCTATTACAGATGCCCTTAAACTTGCGGAAAGTTTAGGAATGAAAACCCAAACTTTGCCGATTGGCGATTTAATGCAAGATTATGATAAAACTTTGGCAGAAATGTTTACCGGCACTGCTTTCGGACTTGCTGAAGAAAATATCCAATCTCGAATTCGCGGAAATTTGTTAATGGCGGTGTCTAATAAGTTTGGGCATTTGCTGTTATCCACCGGCAACAAATCAGAAATGGCAGTGGGATATTGCACGCTTTACGGTGATATGAATGGCGGTTTGGCAGCGATAGCAGATGTGCCAAAAACACGAGTTTATAAAATTTGCCGGTGGTTAAATGACTTTCAGGGACGGGAAATTATTCCCGAAAATGTGATTACAAAAGCGCCTAGTGCTGAGTTAAAACCAGGGCAGAAAGATCAAGACTCTTTGCCCGAATATGAGGTTTTAGATGACATTTTAAATCGCTTGATTCACAACCATGAATCACCCACTCAAATTGTAGCAGCGGGACATGATGCTGCGACGGTGGAAAGGGTGGCAAGGTTGGTGAAAATTGCGGAGTTTAAACGCCGGCAAGCACCACCAGGATTAAAGGTTACAGATCGCGCTTTTGGTACCGGTTGGCGGATGCCGGTGGCGAGTCGGCGGGGGTGTTAG
- a CDS encoding argininosuccinate synthase, translating to MGRATKVVLAYSGGVDTSVCIPYLKEEWGVEEVITLAADLGQGEELGPIKEKALKSGASVSLVENAQESFVKDYAFAAIRANALYENRYPLSTALARPLIAKLLVEAAEKYGADAVAHGCTGKGNDQVRFDVSIAALNPNIKVLAPAREWGMSREETIAYGERFGIPTPVKKSSPFSIDRNLLGRSIEAGPLEDPWTEPPEEIYAMTKAIADTPNEPDYVEIGFEKGNPVSLNGQTLSGIELITQLNEVVGKHGVGRIDMVENRLVGIKSREIYEVPALLVLIQAHRDIESLCLTADVSHYKRGIEETYAKLIYNGLWYSPLKAALDGFIDQTQERVSGTVRLKLFKGNATIVGRQSDNSLYTPDLATYGAEDKFDHKAAEGFIYVWGLPTRVWSEKTRG from the coding sequence ATGGGACGCGCTACCAAAGTTGTGCTGGCATATTCGGGCGGGGTCGATACCTCTGTCTGTATCCCTTATCTGAAAGAGGAGTGGGGAGTTGAGGAAGTTATTACGCTGGCTGCGGATTTAGGCCAGGGAGAGGAACTAGGGCCCATTAAGGAAAAGGCTTTGAAATCAGGCGCAAGTGTGTCTCTGGTGGAAAATGCCCAAGAAAGTTTTGTCAAAGATTACGCTTTTGCGGCAATTCGTGCCAATGCGCTTTATGAAAATCGCTATCCGCTTTCTACGGCGTTGGCTCGTCCGTTGATTGCGAAGTTGTTGGTGGAGGCGGCTGAAAAATATGGTGCGGATGCGGTGGCGCATGGTTGCACCGGCAAGGGTAATGATCAGGTGCGTTTTGATGTGTCTATTGCGGCGTTGAATCCTAATATAAAGGTTCTTGCACCGGCCCGCGAATGGGGGATGAGTCGTGAGGAAACGATTGCTTATGGTGAGCGTTTTGGCATCCCGACGCCGGTGAAAAAGTCTTCGCCGTTTAGTATTGACCGCAATTTGCTCGGACGCAGTATTGAGGCCGGCCCGTTGGAAGACCCCTGGACTGAACCCCCAGAAGAAATTTATGCGATGACTAAGGCTATTGCGGATACTCCGAATGAGCCGGATTATGTAGAGATTGGTTTTGAAAAGGGTAATCCGGTAAGTTTGAATGGTCAAACTTTATCGGGGATTGAGTTAATTACCCAGTTGAATGAAGTGGTGGGTAAGCACGGTGTCGGTCGCATTGACATGGTGGAAAACCGGCTGGTGGGTATTAAATCCCGCGAAATTTATGAGGTGCCGGCGTTGTTGGTGCTAATTCAAGCACACCGGGATATTGAAAGTTTGTGTTTGACTGCGGATGTGAGCCACTATAAGCGGGGTATTGAGGAAACTTACGCAAAGTTGATTTATAACGGCTTGTGGTACAGTCCGCTAAAAGCTGCTTTGGATGGGTTTATTGATCAGACTCAGGAACGGGTGAGCGGTACGGTTCGCTTGAAGTTGTTTAAGGGCAATGCGACGATTGTAGGCCGCCAGTCGGATAATTCGCTTTATACGCCTGATTTGGCAACCTATGGGGCTGAGGATAAGTTTGATCACAAGGCTGCGGAAGGCTTTATTTATGTTTGGGGTCTTCCTACTCGTGTTTGGTCTGAAAAAACTCGCGGCTAG